A window of the Lentisphaera araneosa HTCC2155 genome harbors these coding sequences:
- a CDS encoding sigma-70 family RNA polymerase sigma factor: MSYSSYSGIDTISAYMQNVANLPRLTSEEEVYYSSNFRESRVHLNELLAAFPKLVRELLLNEGYHDHAGRKRHYFTGERSSDYSVADVVEYLSNTEEQSEGHDPEENSLIYKVLANKIRDLQFSVAFYTDMSEKFKQKEFEDCFILEESLKKPFADGFRKSYYRMENSVNAMVEGNLRLVISIARKYSNSQEGFLDLIQEGNIGLVSAVEKYDASFGYTFSTYATWWIRQAVSRARTELVRTMKLPANIMVKVNKIYRTERELFQKFGREATIDEVSEAVELSPAKIRSLKRMCQQPISLQTTVSEEHTGELGDIVSNDDDVLPDAEVEQKQLHESLVAMLDILNEREQEILRMRFGLADGEYHTLENIANEFGISRERIRQIETSALKKLRRPTAVKCLGLDL; the protein is encoded by the coding sequence ATGTCTTATTCGAGTTACTCTGGAATTGATACAATCTCTGCTTATATGCAGAACGTGGCTAACCTGCCACGATTAACCAGTGAAGAAGAGGTTTATTACTCTTCTAATTTCCGTGAATCACGCGTTCATTTGAATGAACTACTCGCCGCTTTTCCCAAACTCGTCAGAGAACTCTTACTTAATGAAGGTTACCACGATCACGCGGGGCGTAAGAGGCATTATTTTACTGGCGAACGTTCAAGTGATTACTCCGTAGCCGATGTGGTAGAATATCTTTCGAATACAGAAGAACAGAGCGAGGGACATGATCCTGAAGAAAACTCTTTGATCTACAAAGTCTTAGCTAACAAAATACGTGACTTACAATTTTCCGTGGCATTTTACACGGATATGAGTGAGAAATTTAAGCAAAAAGAATTCGAGGATTGTTTTATTTTAGAAGAATCACTCAAGAAGCCTTTTGCCGATGGTTTTCGCAAATCTTATTATCGTATGGAAAATTCGGTCAATGCCATGGTGGAAGGTAATTTGCGCTTGGTTATTTCAATTGCTCGAAAGTACTCAAATTCCCAAGAAGGCTTTCTCGATTTAATTCAAGAAGGCAACATCGGGCTCGTTTCAGCGGTAGAAAAATACGATGCTAGTTTTGGTTACACTTTTTCAACTTATGCGACTTGGTGGATCCGTCAGGCCGTTTCTCGTGCACGAACTGAATTAGTTCGTACGATGAAGCTCCCAGCCAATATCATGGTGAAAGTTAATAAGATTTATCGTACAGAACGCGAGCTCTTTCAGAAATTTGGTCGCGAAGCAACGATTGATGAAGTTTCTGAGGCTGTGGAATTAAGTCCTGCTAAGATCCGCTCCCTTAAACGCATGTGCCAACAGCCCATTTCTTTGCAAACAACTGTTTCGGAAGAGCATACGGGTGAACTTGGCGACATCGTGAGTAATGATGATGACGTCTTGCCTGATGCTGAAGTGGAACAAAAGCAACTGCATGAAAGTTTGGTGGCTATGCTTGATATCCTCAATGAGCGCGAGCAAGAAATTTTGCGTATGCGTTTTGGTTTAGCCGATGGTGAATATCATACACTCGAAAATATTGCTAATGAATTTGGTATATCACGTGAGCGTATTCGACAAATTGAGACTTCGGCACTGAAAAAGTTGCGTCGTCCAACAGCAGTAAAATGCTTAGGCTTAGACCTCTAA
- the lysS gene encoding lysine--tRNA ligase, with protein MSENIQKEENEQIAIRKQKLKNLTDAGINAYGEKFTETTHSETAKANYKEETEGQKLRVAGRVMTVRVMGKALFATIQDAEGRIQIYASRNEMEQLEFNRMKKMDIGDIIGVDGELFKTKKEEITVRTATYKVLSKALRPLPEKFHGLKDVETRYRQRYLDLISNEESRRVFRQRAAIISAMREYLEKDSYMEVETPMMHPIPGGASARPFVTHYNALDQEMFMRIAPELYLKMLLVGGFERVFEINRNFRNEGVSKQHNPEFTAIEAYQAYGDCSTMMDLMQGIIRHCAQKVIGTLQVTHPDGKVIDFEKDFRVVTHRDLLIEHTREDWFEITDEERANIAREMGCTIMPDWTEEEITEEVYSKKIEPTLIQPTFVTKLPVHMVPLAKRCSENPELVDVFELVCDGKELAPGYSELNDPIEQRQRLMAQFERAKGTEEEDSGRIDESFLTALEHGMPPAGGMGMGVDRLVMMLTGAPTIRDVILFPQLKNI; from the coding sequence ATGTCAGAGAACATACAGAAAGAAGAAAATGAGCAGATTGCGATTCGCAAGCAGAAGCTCAAGAATTTAACCGATGCAGGCATCAATGCTTACGGTGAAAAATTTACAGAAACAACTCATTCAGAAACCGCCAAGGCAAACTACAAAGAAGAGACTGAAGGTCAAAAGCTTCGTGTAGCCGGCCGTGTGATGACTGTACGCGTTATGGGCAAGGCACTTTTTGCAACGATTCAAGACGCCGAAGGCCGTATCCAGATCTACGCAAGTCGTAACGAGATGGAACAGCTTGAGTTCAATCGCATGAAGAAAATGGATATCGGCGATATCATTGGTGTTGATGGCGAACTCTTTAAGACAAAGAAAGAAGAAATCACTGTGCGTACCGCGACTTATAAAGTGCTATCCAAAGCTCTTCGTCCTCTTCCAGAAAAATTCCACGGCCTCAAAGACGTAGAAACTCGTTACCGTCAGCGTTACCTCGATCTCATTTCTAATGAAGAGAGCCGTCGTGTTTTCCGTCAGCGTGCGGCGATTATTTCCGCAATGCGTGAGTACCTCGAAAAAGATAGCTACATGGAAGTGGAAACTCCCATGATGCACCCCATTCCTGGTGGTGCTTCCGCTCGTCCTTTCGTGACTCACTACAATGCTCTTGACCAAGAGATGTTCATGCGTATTGCTCCTGAGCTCTACCTCAAGATGCTTCTCGTAGGTGGTTTCGAACGCGTTTTCGAAATCAACCGCAACTTCCGTAACGAAGGTGTTTCAAAGCAGCATAATCCTGAGTTTACGGCGATTGAAGCTTATCAAGCCTATGGCGATTGCTCCACAATGATGGATCTCATGCAGGGCATCATCCGTCACTGCGCACAAAAAGTGATTGGGACACTTCAGGTCACGCACCCCGATGGTAAAGTCATCGACTTCGAAAAAGATTTTAGAGTTGTGACTCACCGCGATTTACTCATCGAACACACGAGAGAAGATTGGTTTGAAATCACTGATGAAGAACGTGCCAACATCGCTCGTGAAATGGGCTGCACAATCATGCCAGATTGGACTGAAGAAGAAATTACTGAAGAAGTTTACTCAAAGAAAATTGAGCCGACGCTCATTCAGCCAACTTTCGTGACTAAGCTTCCAGTTCACATGGTGCCATTAGCCAAACGTTGTTCAGAAAATCCTGAGCTCGTTGATGTTTTCGAATTAGTTTGCGATGGTAAAGAACTAGCACCTGGTTACTCAGAGCTAAACGACCCTATCGAGCAACGCCAGCGCCTCATGGCTCAGTTTGAACGAGCGAAAGGCACTGAAGAAGAAGATAGTGGTCGCATTGACGAAAGTTTCCTAACAGCTCTCGAACACGGCATGCCGCCAGCTGGTGGTATGGGTATGGGCGTTGACCGCCTCGTGATGATGCTCACTGGAGCGCCTACAATTCGCGACGTGATCTTATTCCCCCAGCTTAAAAATATTTAA
- a CDS encoding REP-associated tyrosine transposase, producing the protein MGIYQSLTFRLFGSIPQKIIQQFREELENVDAKLLHQEMKEKIEEALAQGMGYCAFKHDELAGVMQEALFHFDGERYDLIAWCIMPNHVHVLIRVNDQLAKIINSWKSFVGKYALSNRRKFGIEEDQKSFWLREYWDRYIRNENHLLKTINYIHQNPVKAGLCSDVIEWKWSSAYNGK; encoded by the coding sequence ATGGGGATTTATCAGTCACTTACTTTTCGATTGTTTGGTAGCATCCCTCAAAAAATCATTCAGCAGTTTCGTGAAGAACTTGAAAATGTCGATGCTAAATTACTTCATCAAGAAATGAAAGAGAAAATTGAGGAGGCTTTAGCTCAGGGTATGGGATACTGTGCATTTAAGCACGATGAATTAGCTGGAGTCATGCAAGAAGCCTTGTTTCATTTTGATGGAGAACGATATGATTTAATTGCATGGTGCATCATGCCAAATCATGTCCATGTACTTATTAGGGTCAATGATCAATTGGCAAAGATAATTAATTCTTGGAAGTCTTTTGTAGGGAAATATGCCTTGAGTAATAGGCGTAAATTTGGTATAGAGGAGGATCAAAAAAGCTTTTGGTTGCGCGAGTATTGGGATCGTTATATACGAAATGAAAATCATTTATTAAAAACAATAAACTATATCCATCAGAATCCAGTAAAAGCTGGTTTGTGTTCCGATGTCATAGAGTGGAAGTGGTCGAGTGCCTATAATGGGAAGTGA
- a CDS encoding type II secretion system protein gives MRKKFTLIDALVIIFIMGLLTPIILPSLGSARDKARQKGCTGNLKMIGTAMIMYFHDGAETNIPTSSSSYLQSYSSAPKNDPGDVWELEYGALSCMAKRNTGTDPKAKVYSFCEGIAGAKFKYIEDPQSRVATESYIQGSEATADTHKTGGRANILAGDGHVESSTGGFDQRVDGL, from the coding sequence ATGAGAAAAAAATTCACACTAATTGATGCACTAGTTATCATCTTCATCATGGGCTTACTTACTCCCATTATTTTACCCTCACTTGGATCAGCTCGTGACAAAGCTCGACAAAAGGGCTGTACTGGTAACCTAAAAATGATTGGGACTGCAATGATCATGTATTTCCATGATGGTGCTGAGACAAATATACCCACATCTTCCTCTTCGTACCTCCAAAGTTATAGCTCGGCGCCTAAGAATGACCCAGGCGATGTTTGGGAATTAGAATATGGAGCTCTATCATGCATGGCAAAACGAAATACTGGAACTGATCCAAAAGCTAAAGTTTATAGCTTTTGTGAGGGTATTGCAGGAGCCAAGTTTAAATATATCGAAGATCCTCAAAGTCGAGTCGCTACCGAAAGTTATATTCAAGGCTCCGAAGCTACCGCAGATACTCACAAAACCGGTGGTCGCGCCAACATTTTAGCGGGTGACGGCCATGTGGAATCCAGCACAGGTGGGTTTGATCAGAGAGTAGATGGACTCTAA
- a CDS encoding glutathione S-transferase family protein, producing MITLYGFSVSLYVRKVRLVLELKNLAYQHIMVPPSQDPEVLLKSPLGKIPYLTDNNFSISDSSVIVHYLDKKYAQNPVIPQEPHSLARAMWFDEYSDTKVSEIISGIFFERFGAPKFLGREPDEAIIKSKEMQFPVIFNYLEEQLEGKKFLVNECLTLADLSLASNFANFFNLGYEIDATQWPNLAKYTENLMNLDFIKKLIEQEKMEMESF from the coding sequence ATGATCACTTTATATGGCTTTAGCGTCTCACTTTATGTTCGAAAAGTTCGCCTCGTTCTCGAATTAAAAAACCTTGCATATCAACACATCATGGTACCTCCGAGTCAAGACCCCGAAGTCTTGCTTAAATCTCCTCTTGGAAAAATCCCCTACCTTACTGACAACAACTTTAGTATCAGCGATTCCTCAGTCATCGTGCATTACCTCGATAAGAAATATGCACAGAACCCTGTGATTCCCCAAGAACCTCATAGTCTAGCGCGCGCCATGTGGTTTGATGAGTATTCCGACACCAAAGTCTCAGAAATAATTTCCGGTATTTTCTTCGAACGTTTCGGCGCCCCCAAATTTCTTGGCCGTGAACCCGATGAAGCCATAATTAAAAGTAAAGAAATGCAATTCCCCGTCATTTTCAACTACCTCGAAGAACAACTAGAAGGTAAGAAATTTCTCGTCAATGAATGCCTTACTTTAGCTGACCTGAGTCTAGCGAGCAATTTTGCCAATTTCTTTAATCTAGGCTACGAAATAGATGCCACGCAATGGCCGAATCTCGCCAAATATACCGAGAACTTAATGAATCTTGACTTCATCAAGAAACTCATTGAGCAAGAAAAAATGGAAATGGAAAGTTTTTGA
- a CDS encoding ISL3 family transposase has product MMTEQLFAEMLNLGDKWEVSKLEVLAEQSCIEVTIKDTAKLLEGMECPCCKRTDLIIKDHANERLWDHLQMWTYKTVLKCRLPRALCKSCKKTWTIRAPWEGVNKHSSKDFEALALTLMRHMPVSKVGKLMKVDDQKLWRILRVYIDKERAKLDWSELTRIGVDELSIAKGHRYVSVFVDMENHSVLFAADGKDAQVFEQFTEELYLKDGHPHAITEVSMDMSPSYKSGVDSNMRNARKVFDYFHIAQNLNKAIGKVCSRERRTKGDIRNLLKKPRLFQKNRDKLKEKDQQTIEKLKELNTATAMAYQMRLSLQDIFKTKSEIKALLGLKAWISWVHNEAEKEMWKYFLNPLKKFAESLTKHFDGIIARWRHGTSNAVLEGINSVFSAVKRRARGFRSKEYLKMMLYFTKGNLTGIPNLIPSK; this is encoded by the coding sequence ATGATGACCGAACAACTTTTTGCAGAAATGTTAAATCTCGGGGATAAATGGGAAGTTAGTAAACTAGAAGTTTTGGCAGAGCAATCATGTATTGAAGTGACAATTAAAGATACAGCTAAACTTTTAGAAGGTATGGAATGCCCTTGTTGTAAGAGAACCGATTTAATTATAAAAGATCATGCAAATGAAAGGCTATGGGATCATCTACAAATGTGGACTTATAAAACTGTATTAAAATGCCGATTGCCTCGTGCCCTTTGTAAATCCTGTAAAAAAACGTGGACAATTCGAGCTCCTTGGGAAGGTGTCAATAAACATTCCAGTAAAGACTTTGAGGCATTAGCCTTGACCCTCATGCGTCATATGCCCGTGTCAAAAGTAGGTAAATTAATGAAAGTTGATGATCAAAAATTATGGAGGATTCTAAGAGTATATATTGATAAAGAACGGGCCAAACTTGACTGGAGTGAACTCACGAGAATTGGAGTAGATGAGTTGAGTATCGCAAAAGGTCATCGTTATGTAAGTGTTTTTGTGGATATGGAAAACCATAGTGTTCTATTCGCTGCAGACGGCAAAGATGCACAAGTTTTTGAACAATTCACCGAGGAACTTTACCTGAAAGACGGTCACCCTCATGCAATTACTGAAGTTAGCATGGATATGAGTCCCTCTTATAAAAGTGGCGTTGATTCAAATATGCGCAATGCTCGTAAAGTATTTGACTACTTCCATATTGCACAAAACTTAAACAAAGCAATTGGCAAAGTTTGTTCCAGAGAGCGCCGTACAAAAGGTGATATTCGAAACCTCCTAAAAAAGCCTCGTTTATTTCAAAAGAACAGAGACAAACTCAAGGAAAAAGATCAGCAAACTATAGAAAAATTAAAAGAGCTGAACACTGCAACAGCCATGGCATACCAAATGCGCTTAAGTCTCCAAGATATTTTTAAAACGAAGTCCGAAATCAAAGCTTTGTTAGGGTTAAAAGCATGGATATCTTGGGTTCATAATGAAGCTGAAAAAGAAATGTGGAAATACTTTTTAAACCCTCTAAAGAAATTTGCCGAATCTCTTACAAAACATTTTGATGGAATTATTGCTCGATGGAGGCACGGAACAAGTAATGCTGTATTGGAAGGAATTAATTCCGTTTTCTCAGCAGTTAAAAGACGGGCCAGAGGGTTTAGATCTAAAGAATATCTAAAAATGATGCTCTATTTCACTAAAGGAAATTTAACTGGGATACCAAACCTCATCCCCTCAAAGTGA
- a CDS encoding J domain-containing protein: MTWTEEFFSPEIASIFNSKNITARKLQMLIIGGKRKAPDISAMSAAERSRTLMQGTFTLLACFAKSDFFISKREASLLHYLIKDELAMHSRPATYAVQIFNRIQSVHDIETEAKTQIEKINKAWGHDNTEVQRIFNMCLAMSLCHGEISYLADRWLLKIVKDFELHPINYMPVREQFLNPHAEAYHTLQIGSMVDQEQIKLAWRRQCSLYHPDKLVKASQDKQEWAKEKLHQINQAYETLKTVK, from the coding sequence ATGACTTGGACAGAAGAATTTTTCTCCCCTGAAATTGCGAGTATTTTTAATTCAAAAAATATCACTGCGCGCAAACTGCAAATGCTCATTATTGGCGGTAAGCGCAAAGCCCCAGATATCTCTGCTATGAGTGCTGCGGAACGCAGTCGTACGCTCATGCAAGGGACTTTTACCCTGCTTGCTTGCTTTGCCAAATCAGATTTTTTTATCTCCAAACGCGAAGCTAGCTTACTGCATTATTTAATTAAAGATGAGCTTGCCATGCATTCACGCCCGGCGACTTATGCAGTTCAAATTTTCAATCGTATCCAGAGTGTGCACGATATCGAGACCGAAGCCAAAACGCAGATCGAAAAAATCAACAAAGCTTGGGGCCACGACAACACCGAAGTTCAACGCATCTTTAATATGTGCCTCGCTATGTCCTTGTGCCATGGAGAGATTTCTTATTTAGCCGACAGGTGGCTCCTCAAAATCGTTAAAGATTTTGAGCTACACCCCATTAACTATATGCCCGTTCGAGAACAATTCCTCAATCCCCATGCGGAAGCTTATCACACACTGCAGATTGGCTCCATGGTTGATCAAGAGCAGATTAAATTAGCTTGGCGACGTCAATGCTCGCTCTATCATCCAGATAAACTTGTTAAAGCCTCCCAAGACAAACAAGAATGGGCCAAAGAAAAACTCCACCAAATCAACCAAGCCTACGAGACACTTAAAACGGTCAAGTAA
- the lpxB gene encoding lipid-A-disaccharide synthase yields the protein MSKCIWIITGEASGEIYGARIYSELKKQYPDVHIKAMGCRELQEAGAEIIQDSSEMAVMGFVEVIKRYPMFKRIFNKMVERAEQERPDAVVLVDYPGYNLRLAKKLHELKIKTIYYISPQVWAWHKSRIPTIKQVVDRLIVIFPFEVDFWRKHNFQADFLGHPLIELLGEEKIEDKRDPDKFVLLPGSRKSELSTLLKPMIDSALEISSKHPNLKFVIPAAREYLIPMITDAIKDVPDKSKFIIENGRSVYWMQKAIAGLASSGTVTIQAAILGLPLISIYKVNAFTYFLAKRLVDLNYFTMVNIIAEKEIYREYLQGDVRPEVLVPQIEKILPGGERHAEVIADLEEMVKKLGKGTNIFGKTAELIGTSAELS from the coding sequence ATGAGCAAATGCATTTGGATTATCACAGGTGAAGCCTCCGGCGAGATTTACGGAGCACGCATTTACTCTGAACTCAAAAAACAATATCCCGACGTGCATATCAAAGCCATGGGCTGCCGTGAACTGCAAGAAGCTGGCGCCGAAATCATTCAAGACTCTAGTGAAATGGCAGTCATGGGCTTCGTAGAAGTCATCAAGCGCTACCCCATGTTCAAACGCATTTTTAACAAGATGGTAGAGCGCGCAGAACAAGAGCGCCCCGACGCCGTGGTCTTGGTGGATTATCCTGGTTACAACTTACGCCTCGCCAAAAAATTGCACGAACTCAAAATCAAAACTATTTATTATATCAGTCCCCAAGTCTGGGCCTGGCACAAAAGCCGCATCCCAACCATCAAGCAAGTAGTCGATCGATTGATTGTCATCTTCCCCTTTGAAGTTGATTTCTGGAGAAAGCACAACTTTCAAGCCGATTTCCTGGGCCACCCCCTGATTGAATTACTGGGTGAAGAAAAAATTGAAGATAAACGTGATCCCGACAAATTTGTTCTGCTCCCAGGCAGCCGTAAAAGCGAACTCAGCACGCTTCTAAAACCGATGATTGATTCGGCACTGGAAATTAGTTCCAAACATCCCAATTTGAAATTTGTGATCCCTGCTGCACGGGAATACCTTATACCTATGATTACAGACGCCATAAAAGATGTTCCCGACAAATCCAAATTCATTATTGAAAATGGGCGTAGCGTTTATTGGATGCAAAAAGCTATTGCGGGACTCGCATCTTCGGGCACCGTCACTATTCAAGCAGCCATACTTGGCTTGCCTTTAATTTCTATATACAAAGTGAATGCCTTCACCTACTTCCTCGCCAAACGCTTGGTGGATCTGAATTACTTCACCATGGTGAATATTATTGCCGAGAAAGAAATCTATCGTGAGTACCTCCAAGGCGATGTTCGTCCCGAGGTCCTTGTGCCTCAAATCGAAAAAATCCTCCCGGGTGGCGAACGCCATGCAGAAGTCATTGCCGATTTAGAAGAAATGGTGAAAAAACTTGGTAAGGGCACAAACATTTTTGGAAAGACTGCAGAACTCATTGGCACAAGTGCAGAACTCTCATGA
- the priA gene encoding replication restart helicase PriA, translating to MPKFARVLPDMSLDKTFDYKIPAGMDLRLGCRVRIPFGRTERTGYVVDLVDKSDFPENRLKAIAVNEGHLIPEKMMQLGQWIADYYCTGMIQSVRNMLPAPVRKDKVKEKTQKLLSFAEGIQPPSLVPELEKKYPPRAAVVKALLGLKEAPQALLMKVANVSASPIKSLLKAGILEEEVRHVERDPFGDEEVIISKPLELTDEQTDAFKLITNEMDEEKPATVVLYGITGSGKTEVYLQAIAEALSRGKQAIVLVPEISLTPQTVHRFRSRFGKQVSVLHSGLSEGERYDQWKLISRGETQIVVGARSALFAPFHNPGIIVVDEEHEPSYKQDSHPRYNARDIAVMRGIMDKCPVVLGSATPSFETMNNANQGKYKMAKLTQRPSTAVVPSIKLVDMRTEAAATGSNQIFSRELIESVKQQLHDRMQTILFLNRRGYSTHLTCEKCQYTSKCGDCSTSHTYHRKSNVLICHLCGDIKEPPTKCPDCGHKDLSFSGLGTEKIERLCRGVFPNARIARMDSDTMTRKDSHKTMLGDFQQGKYDILIGTQMIAKGLHFPRVTLVGVVFADAGLNMADFRAAERTFQLLAQVSGRSGRGDDAGRVLIQTYNPTHPALQCALEGDFDAFYEDEKMGREVMKFPPFSKMVLIHFRGPEEGPLASLASDFSQHLSKACTKDDRLMPAVPSPIEKVRGQYRYQLTIFSDNIRRLVRVLNWLRLNYKAPKEYKIIIDVDPQSLM from the coding sequence ATGCCTAAATTTGCACGGGTACTCCCCGATATGTCATTGGATAAAACTTTTGACTACAAAATCCCTGCGGGCATGGATTTGCGTTTGGGTTGCCGTGTACGCATCCCCTTTGGTAGAACTGAACGAACGGGCTATGTGGTCGACCTCGTTGATAAAAGTGACTTCCCCGAAAATCGCCTCAAAGCTATAGCCGTTAATGAAGGTCATTTAATTCCTGAAAAAATGATGCAACTCGGCCAATGGATTGCCGATTATTATTGCACTGGCATGATTCAGTCCGTGCGTAATATGTTGCCTGCTCCCGTACGCAAAGACAAGGTCAAAGAAAAGACTCAAAAACTTTTGAGTTTTGCCGAAGGCATTCAGCCTCCCTCCCTCGTTCCCGAATTAGAAAAAAAATATCCTCCGCGTGCAGCGGTAGTCAAAGCTTTGCTTGGCCTCAAAGAAGCGCCACAAGCATTGTTGATGAAAGTGGCGAATGTTTCGGCTTCTCCAATCAAGAGTCTTCTCAAAGCAGGTATTCTTGAAGAAGAAGTTCGCCATGTTGAGCGCGATCCCTTTGGCGATGAAGAGGTCATCATTAGTAAACCACTAGAATTGACTGACGAGCAAACTGACGCATTTAAACTCATTACCAATGAAATGGATGAAGAAAAGCCTGCGACTGTGGTGCTGTATGGTATCACCGGTAGTGGTAAAACAGAAGTTTATTTACAGGCGATTGCCGAAGCTTTATCTCGTGGCAAACAGGCGATTGTTCTCGTTCCAGAAATTTCGCTAACTCCGCAAACTGTGCATCGCTTTCGCTCGCGTTTTGGGAAGCAAGTGAGTGTATTGCATAGTGGCCTAAGCGAGGGCGAACGTTATGATCAATGGAAATTGATTTCACGCGGCGAAACTCAAATTGTTGTTGGGGCGCGTTCCGCACTTTTTGCTCCTTTTCATAATCCAGGAATTATCGTTGTTGACGAAGAACATGAACCTTCCTACAAACAGGATAGCCATCCAAGATACAATGCGCGAGACATTGCTGTCATGCGCGGAATTATGGATAAATGCCCTGTGGTGCTGGGGTCGGCAACCCCTTCTTTTGAAACCATGAATAATGCCAACCAAGGCAAATATAAAATGGCGAAATTGACGCAACGTCCAAGTACTGCCGTTGTGCCCAGCATCAAACTGGTGGATATGCGGACAGAAGCGGCGGCAACGGGAAGCAATCAGATTTTTTCTAGAGAACTCATCGAGTCGGTGAAGCAACAATTACACGATCGCATGCAGACCATCCTCTTTCTCAATAGGCGTGGTTATTCAACTCATTTGACTTGCGAAAAATGTCAGTACACCTCCAAATGTGGGGATTGTAGCACATCGCATACCTACCATCGAAAAAGCAATGTTTTGATTTGCCACCTCTGCGGTGATATCAAAGAACCTCCCACAAAATGTCCTGATTGTGGGCATAAAGATCTTTCTTTTTCAGGGCTTGGTACGGAAAAGATTGAACGACTCTGTCGTGGTGTTTTTCCCAATGCGCGTATTGCTCGCATGGATAGCGATACGATGACGCGCAAAGATTCCCACAAGACTATGTTGGGAGATTTTCAGCAGGGCAAATACGATATTCTCATTGGCACACAAATGATTGCCAAAGGTCTGCACTTCCCTCGTGTTACATTAGTAGGAGTTGTCTTTGCCGATGCGGGGCTCAATATGGCGGACTTTCGTGCGGCAGAACGAACTTTTCAGCTCTTGGCTCAGGTTTCGGGTCGTTCGGGACGTGGTGATGACGCGGGCCGCGTCTTGATCCAGACTTATAACCCCACTCACCCTGCATTGCAGTGTGCTTTAGAAGGTGATTTTGATGCATTCTATGAAGACGAAAAAATGGGTAGGGAAGTGATGAAGTTTCCACCTTTTAGCAAAATGGTACTGATTCATTTTCGCGGGCCAGAAGAAGGGCCGCTTGCGAGCCTCGCAAGTGACTTTAGTCAACATCTTAGTAAAGCGTGTACAAAAGATGATCGTCTCATGCCTGCGGTGCCTTCGCCAATCGAAAAAGTTCGTGGTCAATACCGTTATCAGCTCACTATTTTTTCAGATAATATTCGTCGTCTCGTGCGAGTTTTGAATTGGTTACGACTCAATTATAAGGCTCCCAAAGAATATAAAATCATTATCGATGTGGATCCGCAATCATTGATGTAG
- a CDS encoding aldose 1-epimerase, with amino-acid sequence MNEKTISKKFIIGDVQLGFVCDSFGAKILAFYKEGKNSLFYAEDDISHSGIPLCFPSFGPLENNHFLWQGKAYEMKQHGFARDNDFELLSQGESSLSLVLRSAQKTKERFPFDFEFKVTYSLVAGELIMDYDFKNLSAEALPLAPGIHPYFAVDDPNEILFSSNAQSVNNNLQNYALIDMAEAECFEPVGEQTYRIHGAPDLHVSGHTQSRNLLNLGSQKIEMTFDSLLFKRYTIWRKDADVNYICFEPANEKNALNANPQMIEPDKSWQTRVILK; translated from the coding sequence ATGAATGAAAAAACCATAAGTAAAAAATTTATTATTGGTGATGTGCAGCTTGGCTTTGTTTGCGATAGCTTTGGAGCGAAAATCCTCGCTTTTTATAAAGAGGGTAAGAATTCTCTTTTCTATGCAGAAGATGACATCTCTCACAGCGGTATACCTTTGTGCTTTCCGAGTTTTGGCCCCTTAGAGAATAATCATTTTCTTTGGCAGGGGAAAGCCTACGAAATGAAGCAACATGGCTTCGCTCGTGATAATGATTTTGAACTTTTGAGTCAAGGTGAATCTAGCCTCAGCCTCGTTTTACGAAGTGCGCAAAAGACTAAAGAGCGCTTCCCCTTTGATTTTGAATTTAAAGTCACTTATTCTTTAGTAGCTGGCGAACTCATTATGGACTATGATTTCAAAAATCTTTCTGCAGAAGCGCTTCCTTTAGCGCCAGGTATCCACCCTTACTTTGCCGTTGATGACCCCAATGAAATTCTCTTCTCTTCCAATGCGCAGTCAGTGAATAATAATTTACAAAACTACGCCTTGATAGACATGGCTGAAGCCGAGTGTTTTGAGCCTGTAGGCGAGCAAACTTATCGGATTCATGGGGCACCCGATTTACATGTTTCAGGACATACGCAATCAAGGAATCTTCTCAATTTAGGCAGTCAAAAAATCGAGATGACCTTTGATTCCTTGCTCTTCAAACGTTACACCATTTGGCGAAAAGATGCCGATGTTAATTATATTTGTTTTGAGCCCGCCAATGAAAAAAATGCGCTCAACGCAAATCCTCAGATGATTGAGCCAGATAAAAGCTGGCAAACGCGAGTTATACTCAAGTAG